AGCCCGAGCATCGCGATCCGCCCCCCGTGGTTCATGTTCTCGACCATCGCGGGCAGCGCGGTCGGGGCGCCGGACATCTCGAAGCCGACGTCGAAGCCCTCACGCATGCCGAGCCGCTCCTGAGCCGCACGGACCGTGGCCGCCCCGTCGTGACGCACGTCCACCCCGAGGTCGGCGCCCATGCCCTCCGCGAGGCGCAGCCGCTCCGTGCTGACGTCCGTCCCGACGACGAACCGCGCACCGGCGTGCCGGGCCACCGCGATCGCCATGAGGCCGATCGGTCCGCACCCGGTGACCAGCACGTCCTCGCCGACCAGGGGGAACGCGAGCGCGGTGTGCACGGCGTTGCCGAGCGGGTCGAAGAGGGCACCCACCTCGGGTTCGACGGGGCCGTGGTGGACCCACACGTTCGTGCCCGGCAGCGTCAGGTACTCCGCGAACGCGCCGTCGCGCTGCACGCCGAGCCCCTTCGTGCGGATGCACATCTGCCGACGTCCGGCGCGACAGTTCCGGCAGGTGCCGCAGACGACGTGCCCCTCGCCGGACACGAGGTCGCCGACGGCGACGTCACGCACGGCGGCGCCGACCTCGACGACCTCGCCGGAGAACTCGTGGCCGGGCACGAGCGGTGCGGTCACGGCCGACGCGGCCCAGTCGTCCCACCGCTCGATGTGCAGGTCGGTCCCGCAGATCCCGGTCCGCAGCACGCGGACGAGGACCTCGTCCTCGGTCGGGACCGGCACCGGCCGGTCGGTCATGATCAGTCCCGGACCGGCGTCCGGCTTCCAGAGCGCCCGCATCGGCGTCACCTCGTCACTTCGTCGTGCGTGTGGTGTGGTCGTCGGCGGCTCGTGGCCACCACCGACCAGCCTGGCACACCGTCCGGACGGACGGGAGGCTCGGTGCGCGCCCGGCGCGTCGCGGCACCTCGACTCCGTGGGCGCGTCCGCGGCGGGTCAGACCTCGGTGAACGGCTCGGCGTCGTCGAGTCGCACGCGCAGGGTCGGCGCCGCGCGACGTCGGTTGCCGCCCGGGAGCACCCGGCGCGTCGACGAACGACGGATGACCTCGGCCTTGAGCGTCGCCGCGACCTCGGCCCCGTGCGCGTAGGCGAAGCGCACGATCGCACGGACCGTCCCGGGCACCGGGTCGTCGGGTACCGGAACCGGCCCGAGCACCGCCCCGACCACCGCGTCACCGAGGGCCTCGACCGCCTCGGTCACCGCCTCGTCCGTACCGGTGAGCGTCGCCACCCGGACGGCCGGCGGGAAGTGCAGGGCCCGTCGGTCGACGAGCTCGTCGTGCGCCGGCCCGTCGAGCCGCCAGAGGGCCATCGCCGTGGCGAGCTTGCCGCCGATGCCGACGAGGTACACCTCGGCGCCGGGTGCGCCCTTCGCGGCGGCGTTCGTCCAGAAGCGGAGCACGTCCTCCTGCACCCGGAGGCCCTCGCGGGCCAGGAGCCGTTCGCCGTCGAGCAGCAGTACGCACGCGTACCCGCCCGGCGCGCTCGGCTCCGCGCCGCGTGTGGCGACGACGACCGCGGGGCGGGCGGGGACCTCGTCGAGCGGTCGGGAACCGTCCGCCACCACGATCCGGGTGCCGGGGAACGCCCGGCCGAGCTCGTCGGCGGTCCGCTGGGCCCCCTGCCCGACGGGCTTGAGCCGCCCACCGCCGCACGTCGGGCACCGGAACCCCACGGCGAGGGCACCGCAGAACCGGCACTGCGGGGTCGCGTTCCGGTGCGGGCTCCCCAGGGGGCCGCCACACACGCGGCAGTGCGCGCGTTCCCCGCAGTCGGCGCAGACCAGCCCGGTGCCGAAGCCCGGGTTGGCGACCTGCACGAGGACGGGCCCGTGCTGGCTGGCCTCCCGCGCGGCGCGCCACGCCGTGCTGGGGATGCGGGCCTGGGCCGCGAAGCCCTCGGCCCCCGCCTGCTGCGCGGTCGGGATCACCTTCGGCGTCGGTACCCGGTACGGCGCGAGCTCCTGGAGCCAGTGCAGCTCGACGAGCCGCTGGACGTCGGTCGACCTGGCGTGCGCGACGAAGAGGAGTGCGGCGCCGGACTGCGCGGTCCGCACGAGGGCGACGTCGCGCGTGTGCACGTACGGGGCCCGCGGCTCGACGAAGGACGCGTCGCCGTCGTCCCACATCGCCACGAGCCCGAGCTCGGACGCCGGTGCGAACGCCGCGGTCCGGTTGCCGATGGCCACGACGGCGTGCGTCCGCGCCTGCAGCAGCGCCTTCGCACGCTGCCCGTTCGTCTGCTTGGCGTCGAACCGGACGACGCGCTCCGGCGGGAGCACGGCGAGGAGCGCGCGTTCGAGGTCCGTGACGTCGCGGAAGTCCGGGACCGCGAGCACGGCCGACTGCTCGCGGGCGACGACGTGCGACGCCGCCTGTGCGAGCGTCGCGGCCCAACCGGGCACCCACACGGGGTCGTCGACGGTCCCGAGGTCGACCGGGTGGGGCACGGCGTCGACCGCAGCCCGTCCGTGGTCGGCGAGCAGGGCCTCCAGGACGCCCTCGGCGTAGCCCGTCACCGGGGTCGGCTCGACTGTCGGCGGTGACCACGAGGTGTCGCGGGCGAGCCAGGCCTTCTCGGCACGGACCTGACGGGTCGGCACGGCGAGCCGGAGCACGTCGGAGGCGACACCGGCGGCGCGGTCGGCGACGGCACGCGCGAGCGTCCAGATCTCCGGGGCCAGCACGGGCACCGGTGACACGACCTGTTCGACGGGACTGAGCTCCCCCGGCCAGTCTCCCTCGGAGACGACCTCGACGACGTACGCGTCGGACATCCGGGCGCCGGTGCGCAGCGGCACCTTGACCCGGACCCCCGGCACGCAGTCGTCCTCGAGCTCGGCCGGCACCCGGTAGTCGAACAGACGGTCCAACTGCGGGAGCGGCGAGTCGAGGACGACGCGCGCGACGGTGGTCACACGGCGCCTAGACGGCGGCGGTGACGAGTCCTGCTGCGGCGCGGAGCTCCTCGACGCGGTCGAGCTGCTCCCAGGTGAAGCCCGGCAGCTCGCGGCCGAAGTGGCCGTACGCCGCGGTCTGGGCGTACCGGGGCTTGAGCAGGTCGAGGTCGCGGATGATCGCGGCGGGACGCAGGTCGAACACCTCGGTGATGGCGGCCTCGATCGTGGCGTCGTCGACGTGTCCGGTGCCGAACGACTCGACGTACAGACCGACGGGCTTCGCGCGGCCGATCGCGTAGGCGACCTGGACCTCGAGCCGGTCCGCGAGCCCCGCGGCGACGGCGTTCTTCGCGACCCAGCGGAGCGCGTAGGCGGCCGAGCGGTCGACCTTCGACGGGTCCTTGCCGCTGAACGCGCCGCCACCGTGGCGGGAGGCCCCGCCGTACGTGTCGACTATGACCTTGCGTCCGGTGAGTCCG
The sequence above is drawn from the Curtobacterium sp. MR_MD2014 genome and encodes:
- the tdh gene encoding L-threonine 3-dehydrogenase, producing the protein MRALWKPDAGPGLIMTDRPVPVPTEDEVLVRVLRTGICGTDLHIERWDDWAASAVTAPLVPGHEFSGEVVEVGAAVRDVAVGDLVSGEGHVVCGTCRNCRAGRRQMCIRTKGLGVQRDGAFAEYLTLPGTNVWVHHGPVEPEVGALFDPLGNAVHTALAFPLVGEDVLVTGCGPIGLMAIAVARHAGARFVVGTDVSTERLRLAEGMGADLGVDVRHDGAATVRAAQERLGMREGFDVGFEMSGAPTALPAMVENMNHGGRIAMLGLPSGPIAVDWAKVVTHMLTVKGIYGREMYETWQAMSSMLATSAVLRERIGSIVSACHPARDWETAFAAAASADGGKVVIDWTET